Proteins encoded in a region of the Candidatus Aminicenantes bacterium genome:
- a CDS encoding protein kinase, whose protein sequence is AMEYVEGQTLKELISGDGAIGVGARRAVPLPVKDVIDIATQIASGLAAAHAKGIVHRDLKPANIMLTEQGVAKIVDFGLAKLKGMTRLTKSGTTLGTVAYMSPEQALGKEVDQRSDIWSLGVILYEMLSNKLPFPGEYEQAMLYAVINEEPERLMKTRPDAPAGMDPIIGRALAKDPAKRYQTIDDLLEDLKAVSAGLAPPRAKVKPAPKRFVGIRRIYWFTGLAIAAAIMGILNKGKISILFTKKPEAAVIRSLAVLPLVNFSGDPSQEYFSDGMTDALIAGLAQIKAIKVISRTSVMQYKETKKPLPQIARELGVEGIVEGSVMRSGNRVRITAQLIDARQDRHLWANNYEREMTDVLALQSEVVRAIASEIRAQVTPFEHERLRASRTVDPEAYQAYLMGRFYWDKATAPAMEKSIEYFKKAIVGDPQNAAAYAGLADAYGIQGQMAGLPLSEFAPRMREAALKSLEIDETLADGHAALGSIRTSDWDWQGAERECKRAIELNPNHAFAYLWYSQLLNLLGRHEEALTACARAKELDPLNPFIAANLLWRYYYLGRYEEAIAALNQLMEMNPNYWLNYWTRGLLYSALGKYEKAIADQLKAVAFSEGSLECLPDLGFAYARAGKRAEAEKVLVRLQEESKKRHVPASLLAPVYAGLGKKEQVFASLEKAFQERDIRLAYYLMDPSFASLXXRFVT, encoded by the coding sequence CGCCATGGAATACGTGGAAGGACAGACGTTGAAGGAATTGATTTCGGGCGATGGGGCGATTGGCGTAGGGGCACGGCGCGCCGTGCCCCTACCTGTAAAGGACGTCATTGACATCGCCACCCAGATCGCCTCCGGCCTTGCCGCCGCTCACGCCAAAGGCATTGTCCACCGCGACCTCAAGCCGGCCAACATTATGCTCACCGAGCAGGGAGTAGCCAAGATCGTCGATTTCGGTTTGGCGAAGCTGAAGGGAATGACCCGGCTGACCAAGTCCGGCACCACCCTGGGCACCGTGGCTTACATGTCGCCCGAGCAGGCCCTGGGCAAGGAAGTGGACCAGCGTAGCGACATCTGGTCGTTGGGAGTGATCCTTTACGAGATGCTCAGCAACAAGCTGCCGTTCCCCGGCGAGTACGAGCAGGCCATGCTCTACGCCGTGATCAACGAGGAGCCGGAACGGTTGATGAAAACACGGCCGGATGCCCCAGCGGGGATGGACCCGATTATCGGCCGCGCCCTGGCCAAGGACCCGGCAAAACGTTACCAGACCATTGACGATCTATTGGAAGACCTGAAGGCTGTCTCCGCGGGACTTGCGCCGCCAAGAGCCAAGGTCAAGCCAGCCCCGAAAAGATTTGTCGGCATCCGCAGAATTTATTGGTTTACCGGCTTGGCGATCGCGGCCGCAATCATGGGGATTCTGAATAAAGGGAAGATAAGCATCCTTTTTACAAAAAAACCGGAAGCCGCGGTCATCCGCTCGCTGGCGGTATTGCCGCTGGTCAACTTTTCCGGAGACCCGAGCCAGGAATACTTCTCCGACGGCATGACCGACGCCCTGATCGCGGGCCTGGCCCAGATTAAGGCCATCAAAGTCATCTCGCGAACTTCGGTCATGCAGTATAAGGAAACAAAAAAGCCGCTGCCGCAGATCGCCCGGGAACTGGGAGTGGAAGGAATCGTCGAGGGCTCGGTCATGCGCTCCGGTAACCGGGTGCGCATCACGGCCCAGTTGATCGACGCGCGTCAGGACCGCCACCTGTGGGCCAACAACTACGAGCGCGAGATGACCGACGTGCTGGCGCTGCAGTCGGAGGTGGTGCGCGCGATCGCAAGCGAGATCCGCGCCCAGGTTACGCCGTTCGAGCACGAGCGCCTGCGCGCGTCGCGAACGGTCGATCCCGAAGCTTATCAGGCCTATCTCATGGGCCGCTTTTACTGGGACAAGGCCACGGCCCCGGCCATGGAGAAAAGCATCGAGTATTTCAAAAAAGCGATCGTCGGCGACCCGCAGAACGCGGCCGCCTACGCCGGACTGGCCGATGCGTACGGTATACAGGGGCAAATGGCAGGGCTGCCGCTCTCCGAGTTCGCCCCAAGGATGCGAGAGGCCGCCCTGAAATCATTGGAAATCGATGAGACCTTGGCTGACGGTCATGCGGCTTTGGGGAGCATCAGAACCAGCGACTGGGACTGGCAGGGAGCAGAGCGGGAATGCAAAAGGGCGATCGAACTGAATCCCAACCATGCGTTTGCATATCTATGGTACTCGCAGCTTCTAAACCTGCTGGGTCGTCATGAGGAAGCATTGACAGCGTGCGCTCGGGCCAAGGAGCTGGACCCATTGAATCCCTTCATTGCTGCGAATCTACTGTGGCGTTACTATTATCTCGGCCGTTATGAGGAGGCCATTGCAGCCTTAAACCAGCTGATGGAGATGAATCCGAATTACTGGTTGAACTACTGGACGCGCGGGCTCTTGTATTCGGCTTTGGGAAAGTATGAAAAAGCAATCGCCGATCAACTCAAGGCGGTGGCTTTTTCGGAAGGATCGCTGGAATGCCTGCCCGACCTCGGCTTTGCCTACGCGAGAGCAGGCAAGAGGGCCGAGGCGGAAAAAGTACTCGTCAGGCTGCAGGAAGAATCAAAGAAACGGCATGTTCCAGCGAGCCTCCTCGCCCCCGTGTACGCAGGCCTCGGGAAAAAGGAGCAGGTTTTCGCTTCGCTGGAGAAGGCGTTCCAGGAACGTGATATCCGATTGGCGTATTACTTGATGGACCCGTCGTTCGCTTCGTTANNNNNNCGCTTCGTTACGTAA